A single region of the Pelobates fuscus isolate aPelFus1 chromosome 4, aPelFus1.pri, whole genome shotgun sequence genome encodes:
- the LOC134609325 gene encoding uncharacterized serine/threonine-protein kinase SBK3-like, giving the protein MPCTCTVNVKVYASDLSKEPAFQLIAMENTSENQEIQMIPEQYQVLEKLGEGTFGQVLLAHDKLAGRSVALKLMKKERTHQDDFVKEFKVAVYLSHHRGIITTYPYFFDTLKHYVYVQEVATAGTLESIIVEKVGLPEYIVKRCAAQISEALFFIHNQGLVHRDLKPDNILLMDKECHNIKIGDFGLTERFGRFIPSMSHIIPYMAPELSILEPNQYLHLSPSIDVWAFGVTLFVALTGCFPWLEAVNKDHKFQIFASWKTYGELDAPPVTWQSFTREALVMFSSLLSLNPSVRMSGGIVYNYLHVPWRYKELNINSVVKGPHVFEDAVYMYSEREDFQLSDWVLNSFILCTPHTSLKSYMGAVFLAHAWLPWEKLHDLLQSHLHLLPKLLPVMVLDKLLREVALGWFVGSVEALSLPSSLGAR; this is encoded by the exons GTCTACGCTTCAGATCTGAGTAAAGAACctgccttccagctcattgcaatGGAAAACACATCCGAAAACCAAGAGATCCAGATGATTCCAGAGCAGTACCAGGTTCTTGAAAAGCTTGGAGAAGGGACCTTTGGTCAAGTTTTACTGGCTCATGACAAGCTAGCAG GTCGATCAGTGGCGCTAAAACTGATGAAGAAAGAAAGAACCCACCAAGATGACTTTGTCAAGGAATTCAAGGTTGCGGTCTATCTGTCTCATCACAGGGGTATCATTACAACCTACCCCTACTTCTTTGATACCCTGAAACACTATGTCTACGTCCAGGAGGTGGCAACAGCAGGGACCCTCGAATCCATTATTGTTGAGAAG GTTGGGTTACCAGAATACATTGTGAAGCGTTGTGCTGCTCAGATCTCCGAAGCATTGTTTTTCATTCATAATCAAGGGTTGGTGCATAGAGACCTGAAACCAGACAACATCTTGCTTATGGATAAAGAATGCCACAACATCAAGATCGGAGATTTTGGTCTAACAGAACGTTTTGGTAGATTCATCCCATCGATGTCTCATATAATACCATACATGGCACCTGAGCTTTCTATTCTGGAACCTAACCAATATCTACACTTGAGTCCAAGTATTGATGTCTGGGCATTTGGAGTCACTCTGTTTGTAGCTCTCACTGGCTGCTTTCCATGGCTGGAAGCTGTAAACAAAGACCATAAATTCCAGATATTTGCAAGCTGGAAAACATATGGCGAGTTAGACGCTCCCCCTGTTACCTGGCAGAGTTTCACCAGGGAAGCATTGGTTATGTTTTCCAGTTTACTTTCACTGAATCCTTCCGTTAGAATGTCTGGTGGCATTGTTTACAATTACCTGCATGTACCATGGAGATACAAAGAGCTGAATATTAATAG TGTAGTAAAAGGGCCTCATGTCTTCGAGGATGCCGTGTACATGTACAGTGAACGTGAAG ACttccagctctccgactgggtactAAATTCCTTCATCCTGTGTACACCGCATACCAGCCTAAAAAGCTACATGGGAGCCGTTTTTCTTGCCCATGCTTGGCTTCCATGGGAGAAACTACACGACCTGCTCCAGAGCCACCTGCATCTACTGCCGAAGTTACTTCCTGtg ATGGTGCTGGATAAGCTCCTGCGGGAGGTAGCTTTGGGGTGGTTCGTGGGGTCAGTTGAGGCCCTGTCGCTCCCAAGTTCTCTTGGAGCACGATAA